From Scomber scombrus chromosome 13, fScoSco1.1, whole genome shotgun sequence, a single genomic window includes:
- the pms1 gene encoding PMS1 protein homolog 1, with the protein MKQLPADTVRLLSSSQVITSVVNVVKELIENSLDAGASSVDVKLENHGLDRIEVRDNGHGVKAADTAVMAVRHFTSKISNHEDIEQLETYGFRGEALGSICAVAEVTITTKTEDDDISTQYTLNATGGIVSQKPSHLGQGTTVSVLKIFKNLPVRRQYYSSVKKCKEELKKVQDLLMAYAIIKPDLRLTLAHNKVVVWQKAKVVDHRSALLATLGPGVVANLLPRHHRQEQPEVLLDGFFPKPGADYSSTSTSSPDKTFIFVNNRPVHLKEIMKILRQHYNAQYPDARNRYPILVLQITVSPSSVDVNLTPDKTQVLLHNKEAVLIAVEDLLVSLYQPSSDPPPEDQLLHETSPPPSSPLQTDAPPPDNERSDMSDITPNDHGGDILEDAPESCDADLSAAASADVSPKPQTSMNSSSSSIAEDWIVNQIPGGLESNFSLYDDELISTASKSPEKGEDSLDKLSAEDWSRGTALTDPVSGEPLQPIAIHQPSKPNHSDSDDKNQSGSNKKFQFNVITEKRAALTAYDLISNRVTRAPLTAAALFEKEARAEILREKPAASLQDISVAVHERWKNLREEDRKKYEDKAKKHLEHHDHRTKLASAEGPRETSGSAPRGHAQGQKRKAPLSNQQLLDELFSAQPQKKMRSPPSKPSQPLPCSVAALRLQLQRLSSQSSAAPRGLRLVNRLASQSAWVILCGQRLMLLNPFRVEEALLFKRLLENNILPAVSLQNPIQLTDGNLGAEYVEALCNMEKQSPELNGQMFISDPRVVSNGFKIRLAQGLTSAERHLEVTAMADCVPFLGVEDLREILTAVLHRKASTVQECRPLKVTNYLQGEAVRLARQLPTHLTRDDVQETLQRMEQQLDENNRTCFHGRPFLQHLTDVPSTDQEAEALIKPLEL; encoded by the exons ATGAAGCAGCTGCCTGCAGACACCGTGCGGCTGCTGTCCAGCTCGCAGGTCATCACTTCTGTGGTGAACGTCGTCAAAGAGCTGATAGAAAACTCCCTGGATGCTGGAGCTTCAAGCGTCGACGTTAAACTG GAAAACCACGGCTTGGACCGGATAGAGGTACGTGACAACGGTCATGGGGTCAAAGCTGCAGATACGGCCGTAATGGCTGTGAGACATTTCACCTCAAAGATCAGCAACCACGAGGACATCGAGCAGCTGGAGACGTACGGTTTCCGAGGGGAGGCGCTGGGCTCCATCTGTGCTGTGGCTGAG gTGACGATCACTACGAAGACAGAGGATGACGACATCAGCACCCAGTACACACTTAACGCCACAGGAGGCATTGTGTCCCAGAAGCCGTCTCACTTGGGTCAAG gaaCGACAGTGAGCGTACTGAAGATTTTTAAGAACCTCCCGGTGAGACGGCAGTACTACTCCTCAGTGAAGAAGTGCAAGGAGGAACTGAAGAAAGTGCAGGACCTGCTGATGGCCTACGCCATTATAAAACCCGACTTGAGGCTCACGCTCGCTCACAATAAG GTGGTGGTTTGGCAGAAGGCCAAGGTGGTCGATCACCGGAGCGCCCTCCTCGCTACGCTGGGGCCCGGCGTTGTTGCCAACCTGCTCCCTCGCCACCATCGCCAGGAGCAACCAGAG gTTCTTTTAGATGGTTTCTTTCCCAAACCTGGAGCAGATTATTCTTCTACAAGCACCTCCAGCCCtgataaaacattcatatttgtcAACAACCGGCCCGTCCACCTTAAAGAGATAATGAAG ATATTACGTCAACACTACAACGCTCAGTATCCAGATGCCCGAAATCGATATCCCATCCTCGTGCTTCAAATCACTGTTTCACCTTCCTCAGTGGACGTCAATCTGACACCGGACAAGACCCAGGTTCTCCTTCATAACAAG GAGGCTGTGCTGATTGCAGTCGAGGATTTGCTGGTTTCTCTGTATCAACCCAGCAGCGACCCCCCACCGGAGGATCAGCTCCTCCATGAAACATCTCCTCCACCATCCAGTCCTCTACAGACTGATGCTCCACCACCAGACAACGAGAGGAGTGATATGAGCGATATCACTCCCAATGATCATGGTGGTGATATCCTCGAAGATGCACCTGAAAGCTGTGACGCAGATCTATCAGCAGCAGCGAGCGCCGATGTTTCACCGAAGCCTCAGACCTCCATGAACAGCTCCTCGTCCTCCATCGCAGAGGACTGGATCGTCAACCAGATCCCAGGTGGGCTCGAGTCTAACTTTTCTCTCTATGATGATGAATTGATATCAACAGCGAGCAAATCCCCTGAGAAAGGTGAGGACTCGTTAGATAAGCTATCAGCCGAGGATTGGAGCAGAGGGACGGCTCTGACGGACCCGGTGTCTGGAGAACCGCTTCAACCCATCGCGATCCACCAACCCTCAAAGCCCAATCACTCGGACTCGGACGATAAGAATCAGAGCGGCTCGAATAAAAAGTTTCAATTCAACGTCATCACGGAGAAGCGGGCGGCTCTGACGGCATACGACCTGATCAGCAACCGCGTGACGAGGGCACCGCTGACTGCCGCCGCGCTCTTCGAGAAGGAGGCCAGAGCCGAGATCCTGAGGGAGAAACCCGCAGCCAGCCTGCAGGATATCAGCGTCGCCGTCCACGAGAGATGGAAAAATCTGAGGGAGGAAGACCGTAAGAA GTATGAggacaaagcaaaaaaacaccTGGAGCACCACGACCACAGGACCAAGTTGGCCTCTGCTGAAGGTCCCAGAGAGACGAGTGGGAGCGCCCCGAGAGGCCACGCGCAGGGCCAGAAACGCAAGGCCCCGCTCTCCAACCAGCAGCTGCTGGACGAGCTCTTCTCCGCTCAGCCCCAGAAGAAGATGAGGAGCCCTCCGTCTAAACCCTCACAGCCCCTCCCCTGCAGCGTGGCTGCCCTTCGGCTGCAGCTCCAGCGCCTCTCATCCCAGAGCAGCGCAGCACCGCGGGGCCTCCGTCTTGTAAACCGGCTGGCCTCTCAGAGCGCCTGGGTCATTTTATGTGGTCAGAGGCTCATGTTGTTAAACCCATTTCGAGTGGAGGAGGCCTTGTTGTTTAAGAGACTTCTAGAGAATAATATACTTCCAGCCGTGAGTCTGCAGAACCCTATACAGTTAACAGATGG AAACCTGGGAGCTGAATATGTTGAAGCTTTGTGCAACATGGAGAAACAAAGTCCTGAGCTCAACGGACAGATGTTCATCTCCGATCCTCGAGTCGTGTCTAACGGGTTTAAAATCAGACTCGCTCAAG GCCTCACGTCAGCCGAGAGACATCTGGAAGTGACAGCTATGGCAGACTGCGTGCCTTTCCTCGGCGTGGAGGACCTCAGGGAGATCCTGACTGCAGTTCTTCACAGGAAGGCCAGCACTGTGCAGGAGTGCCGGCCACTTAAAGTCACAAACTACCTACAA GGTGAAGCAGTTCGATTGGCCCGTCAGCTGCCGACACATTTAACCAGAGACGACGTGCAGGAGACGCTTCAACGGATGGAGCAGCAGCTTGATGAGAACAACCGGACTTGTTTTCATGGTCGACCTTTTCTACAACACCTAACTGACGTCCCGTCTACAGACCAAGAAGCTGAGGCTCTAATCAAACCTCTAGAGCTgtga
- the ormdl1 gene encoding ORM1-like protein 1, whose amino-acid sequence MNVGVAHSEVNPNTRVMNSRGIWLTYALGVGILHIVLLSIPFFSVPVVWTLTNVIHNFGMYVFMHAVKGTPFETPDQGKARLLTHWEQLDYGVQFTSSRKFFTISPIILYFLASFYTKYDTAHFFINTASLLSVLIPKLPQLHGVRIFGINKY is encoded by the exons ATGAACGTGGGTGTGGCACACAGTGAGGTGAACCCAAACACTCGGGTCATGAACAGTCGGGGGATCTGGCTGACCTACGCGCTCGGCGTCGGGATACTTCACATCGTGCTGCTCAGCATACCCTTCTTCAGCGTGCCGGTGGTGTGGACTCTCACTAATGTCATACACAATTTC GGAATGTATGTCTTTATGCATGCGGTGAAAGGAACACCATTCGAGACCCCCGACCAAGGAAAAGCCAGACTTCTAACACACTGGGAACAGCTCGACTACGGAGTTCAGTTCACTTCATCGAGAAAGTTCTTCACCATTTCACCTATCATCCT ATACTTCCTGGCAAGTTTCTACACAAAATACGACACAGCACACTTCTTCATAAACACTGCCTCGCTTCTGAGCGTGCTGATCCCCAAACTACCACAACTACACGGAGTGAGGATTTTCGGTATCAACAAGTATTAA
- the adat3 gene encoding probable inactive tRNA-specific adenosine deaminase-like protein 3, giving the protein MSIEEDAETMEEPQTKRFKGPVCDVDSWVAYPVLSDEQSQDVELIEAFAAPIVNKKETSRLVRELNSRYPLNGLQHIKRVRACKGKSSSHPLELLLCLVSEAPHMKEVSMESLLPSNEVKHDGLGEPFLVKVPARPPLTRPQFELASKHWPTSFHEDKQVTVALRGDLFSSPQKERMQVYMMSALTAAKQGKGLGMEAVGAVVVDPVMERIIAVGHDCRGDHPLHHAVMVCIDLVARSQGGGSYSFDKYPACQYTPPTSISTPASDTSQNTPNVETGTQPYICTGYDLYVTREPCVMCAMALVHSRIGRVFYGSAFTDGALGTKYKIHSQKDLNHRFEVYKGVLGKQCEDLNGLDKSLEGK; this is encoded by the coding sequence GAGGACGCAGAGACGATGGAGGAGCCTCAGACGAAGCGGTTTAAAGGTCCGGTGTGCGATGTCGACTCCTGGGTTGCCTATCCCGTACTATCAGATGAGCAGTCGCAAGATGTGGAGCTGATCGAGGCCTTCGCCGCACCTATCGTCAACAAGAAAGAGACTTCTCGGCTGGTCCGGGAGCTGAACAGCCGTTACCCCTTAAATGGCCTCCAGCACATCAAGAGGGTCCGAGCCTGCAAGGGGAAGAGCAGCTCTCACCCTCTGGAGCTCCTGCTGTGCCTCGTCAGTGAAGCTCCACACATGAAGGAGGTCAGCATGGAGTCTCTGCTGCCTTCAAATGAAGTTAAACACGACGGATTAGGTGAGCCTTTTCTGGTAAAGGTCCCTGCTCGCCCACCTTTGACCCGACCCCAGTTTGAGCTGGCGAGCAAACACTGGCCCACGTCCTTTCACGAGGACAAACAGGTGACCGTGGCCCTCAGAGGAGACCTGTTCAGCTCCCCTCAGAAAGAAAGGATGCAGGTGTACATGATGTCTGCTTTGACTGCCGCCAAAcagggtaaggggttagggaTGGAGGCGGTGGGTGCAGTGGTGGTCGACCCGGTGATGGAGAGGATCATCGCGGTGGGCCATGACTGCCGAGGCGATCACCCGCTTCATCACGCTGTCATGGTCTGCATCGACCTGGTGGCTCGGAGTCAGGGTGGTGGGTCTTATAGCTTTGATAAATACCCTGCTTGTCAATACACACCCCCCACCTCAATCTCTACACCAGCCTCAGATACCTCCCAAAACACGCCTAATGTAGAAACAGGCACTCAGCCGTACATATGCACAGGATACGACCTTTATGTGACCCGGGAACCTTGTGTCATGTGCGCCATGGCGTTGGTCCACTCCCGGATCGGTCGCGTCTTCTACGGGAGCGCCTTTACTGACGGGGCGTTAGGGACCAAATATAAAATCCACTCACAGAAAGACTTGAACCATCGCTTTGAGGTTTATAAAGGAGTGTTGGGGAAACAGTGTGAGGACCTCAACGGGCTGGATAAAAGTTTAGAGGGGAAGTAG
- the alkbh6 gene encoding alpha-ketoglutarate-dependent dioxygenase alkB homolog 6, giving the protein MDHPASILEELKQFVVGDAPPTVYYIPDFITEDEETYLLQQVYRSPKTKWTQLSGRRLQNWGGLPHPKGMLAEKMPDWLQKYCDKISSLGAFSGKTANHVLVNEYKEGEGIMPHEDGPLYHPTVTTISLGSHTLLDFYTPISSLDDDDGDDGDDVGGKDAPLTEEDRYILSLLVKPRSLLILQDEMYQRLLHGIQGCTQDTLTEKVVNLAAAGCLPGETLTRGTRVSLTIRHVPKVMKTKLILGRR; this is encoded by the coding sequence ATGGATCACCCAGCTTCCATTTTGGAGGAGTTGAAGCAGTTTGTCGTAGGTGACGCCCCACCGACAGTGTATTACATCCCAGATTTCATAACAGAGGATGAGGAGACGTATCTTCTGCAGCAGGTGTACAGGTCTCCAAAGACTAAGTGGACTCAGCTGTCGGGCAGGAGGCTCCAAAACTGGGGAGGCTTACCGCACCCCAAAGGCATGCTGGCGGAGAAGATGCCTGACTGGCTCCAGAAGTACTGTGATAAAATCTCCTCTTTAGGTGCGTTCAGCGGGAAAACTGCCAATCATGTGTTGGTGAATGAGTATAAAGAAGGAGAGGGGATTATGCCACATGAGGACGGGCCTTTGTATCACCCTACTGTCACCACTATCAGCCTGGGCTCTCACACACTCCTGGACTTCTACACACCCATCAGCAGcctggatgatgatgatggtgatgatggtgatgatgttggTGGCAAGGATGCCCCGCTGACAGAGGAAGACCGCTACATCCTCTCCCTGCTGGTGAAGCCTCGTAGTCTCCTGATACTGCAGGATGAAATGTACCAACGCCTCCTTCACGGCATCCAAGGCTGCACCCAGGACACCCTGACGGAGAAGGTGGTGAACCTGGCCGCCGCCGGATGTCTGCCGGGGGAGACGCTGACCAGAGGAACCAGAGTGTCGCTGACCATTCGGCACGTGCCCAAAGTCATGAAGACAAAGCTTATCCTAGGACGGAGATGA